The Bos indicus x Bos taurus breed Angus x Brahman F1 hybrid chromosome 3, Bos_hybrid_MaternalHap_v2.0, whole genome shotgun sequence genome includes a window with the following:
- the GJA5 gene encoding gap junction alpha-5 protein, translating to MGDWSFLGEFLEEVHKHSTVIGKVWLTVLFIFRMLVLGTAAESSWGDEQADFLCDTMQPGCENVCYDQAFPISHIRYWVLQVIFVSTPSLVYLGHAVHMVRVQEKRKLLREAERAKEARAAGSYEYPVAEKTELSCWEEVNGRIALQGSLLNTYVCSILIRTTMEVAFIVGQYLLYGVFLDTLHVCRRSPCPHPVNCYVSRPTEKNVFIVFMLAVAGLSLFLSLAELYHLGWKKIRQRYVKSQPGVGECQLPGPSAGRVQSCTPPPDFNQCLENGPGGKFFSPFSNKMASQQNTDNLATEQVRSQEQIPREGFIHIRYAQKPEVPNEGSPGPSLPHGYQSDKRRLSKASSKARSDDLSV from the coding sequence ATGGGTGACTGGAGCTTCCTGGGAGAGTTTCTGGAGGAAGTACACAAGCATTCCACGGTGATCGGCAAGGTCTGGCTCACAGTCCTCTTCATATTCCGCATGCTGGTGCTGGGCACGGCTGCCGAGTCATCCTGGGGCGATGAGCAGGCTGATTTCCTCTGTGATACGATGCAACCTGGTTGCGAGAACGTCTGCTATGACCAagccttccccatctcccacatTCGATACTGGGTGCTGCAGGTCATCTTCGTCTCCACGCCCTCGCTGGTGTACCTGGGCCACGCCGTGCACATGGTGCGCGTGCAGGAGAAGCGGAAGCTGCTCCGGGAGGCGGAGAGGGCCAAAGAGGCTCGGGCCGCTGGCTCCTACGAGTACCCGGTGGCCGAGAAGACAGAGCTGTCCTGCTGGGAAGAAGTGAATGGAAGGATTGCCCTCCAGGGCAGTCTACTCAACACCTACGTCTGCAGCATCCTGATCCGCACCACCATGGAGGTGGCCTTCATTGTGGGCCAGTACCTCCTctatggggtcttcctggacaCCCTGCATGTCTGCCGCAGGAGTCCCTGTCCCCACCCCGTCAACTGCTATGTGTCCCGGCCCACGGAAAAGAATGTCTTCATTGTCTTTATGCTGGCGGTGGCCGGACTGTCCCTTTTCCTCAGTCTTGCTGAACTTTACCAcctgggctggaaaaagattaGGCAGCGATATGTCAAGTCCCAGCCAGGCGTAGGTGAGTGCCAGCTTCCTGGTCCCTCGGCCGGCAGAGTCCAGAGCTGCACACCACCCCCTGACTTCAATCAGTGCCTGGAGAATGGCCCTGGGGGGAAATTCTTCAGTCCATTCAGTAACAAGATGGCCTCCCAGCAGAACACAGATAACCTGGCCACGGAGCAGGTGCGAAGTCAGGAGCAGATTCCGAGAGAAGGCTTTATTCACATCCGTTATGCCCAGAAGCCCGAGGTACCCAATGAAGGCTCCCCAGGACCCAGCCTCCCCCACGGCTACCAGAGTGACAAGCGCCGTCTCAGCAAGGCCAGTAGCAAGGCCAGGTCAGATGACCTGTCGGTGTGA